Proteins from a genomic interval of Hydrogenophaga sp. PAMC20947:
- a CDS encoding metalloregulator ArsR/SmtB family transcription factor, whose amino-acid sequence MEQLIGFEANVEKARVFELAAELFGVLATPMRLRILSALCDKEKSVSQLLQEIETTQPNLSQHLNLLYRAGVLAKRKDGTQVIYRVQSEKAVTLCRTVCTQIAIEMGEPSAVLASERLSPRIVSQ is encoded by the coding sequence ATGGAGCAACTGATCGGATTTGAAGCCAATGTGGAAAAGGCCCGCGTGTTTGAGCTCGCGGCGGAGTTGTTCGGTGTGCTGGCCACACCCATGCGCCTGCGCATCCTCAGCGCTTTGTGCGACAAAGAGAAGTCGGTTTCCCAGTTGCTGCAGGAAATCGAAACCACCCAGCCCAACCTCTCACAGCACTTGAATTTGCTGTACCGTGCGGGTGTTTTGGCCAAGCGCAAAGACGGCACCCAGGTGATTTACCGAGTGCAGAGCGAAAAAGCCGTGACCTTGTGTCGCACCGTGTGCACCCAGATCGCCATCGAGATGGGTGAGCCCAGTGCTGTGCTGGCCTCGGAGCGCCTGTCTCCCCGCATCGTTTCTCAGTAG
- the odhB gene encoding 2-oxoglutarate dehydrogenase complex dihydrolipoyllysine-residue succinyltransferase produces the protein MAIVEVKVPQLSESVAEATLLQWKKKAGEAVAIDEILIEIETDKVVLEVPAPSAGVLIEIVQVDGATVTAEQLIARIDTSAAAGAAAPEAAPAPAAAPAPAAAPAAAAAAGGSKAGVAMPAAAKLMADNKLAAGSVAGSGKDGRVTKGDVLAAVAGGGAKAVSAPVAIPTGAPTKVLPQVAMVAPDLGDRPEERVPMTRLRARVAERLLQSQATNAILTTFNEINMAPVMEMRKRMQERFEKEHGVKLGFMSFFVKAAVHALKKFPVINASIDGTDIVYHGYFDIGIAVGSPRGLVVPILRNADQMSFADIEKKIADFGQRAKDGKITLDDMTGGTFSISNGGTFGSMMSTPIINPPQSAILGVHATKERAMVENGQVVVRPMNYFAMSYDHRIIDGREAVLGLVAMKEALEDPARLLFDI, from the coding sequence ATGGCAATCGTAGAAGTCAAAGTCCCACAGCTCTCTGAGTCGGTGGCCGAAGCCACGCTGCTGCAGTGGAAAAAGAAGGCCGGTGAGGCCGTTGCGATCGATGAAATCCTGATCGAAATCGAAACCGACAAGGTGGTGCTGGAAGTGCCTGCGCCTTCGGCCGGTGTGCTGATAGAGATCGTGCAGGTCGATGGCGCGACAGTGACTGCTGAGCAGCTGATTGCGCGCATCGATACCTCGGCCGCGGCTGGCGCTGCCGCGCCTGAAGCGGCGCCTGCGCCGGCTGCTGCTCCCGCACCGGCTGCCGCACCGGCAGCAGCCGCTGCTGCTGGTGGCAGCAAAGCCGGTGTGGCCATGCCCGCCGCCGCCAAATTGATGGCCGACAACAAGCTCGCGGCCGGCAGCGTGGCCGGCTCCGGCAAAGACGGCCGCGTGACCAAGGGCGATGTGCTGGCCGCTGTGGCTGGTGGCGGCGCCAAGGCGGTGTCCGCGCCCGTGGCCATCCCCACTGGTGCGCCCACCAAGGTGTTGCCGCAAGTGGCCATGGTGGCCCCTGATCTGGGTGACCGTCCGGAAGAGCGCGTGCCCATGACGCGTCTGCGTGCCCGCGTGGCCGAGCGCTTGCTGCAGTCGCAGGCCACCAACGCCATCCTGACCACGTTCAATGAAATCAACATGGCTCCGGTCATGGAGATGCGCAAGCGCATGCAGGAGCGCTTCGAAAAAGAACATGGCGTCAAGCTGGGGTTCATGAGTTTCTTCGTCAAAGCGGCTGTGCATGCGCTGAAGAAGTTTCCCGTGATCAACGCATCGATCGATGGCACCGACATCGTGTACCACGGTTACTTCGATATCGGTATCGCGGTGGGCTCGCCCCGTGGTCTGGTGGTGCCGATCTTGCGCAACGCCGACCAGATGAGCTTTGCTGACATCGAGAAGAAGATCGCTGATTTTGGCCAGCGGGCCAAAGACGGCAAGATCACCCTGGACGACATGACCGGGGGTACTTTCTCGATTTCCAACGGCGGCACCTTCGGCTCCATGATGTCCACCCCCATCATCAACCCGCCCCAGTCGGCGATCCTCGGCGTGCACGCAACCAAAGAGCGTGCCATGGTGGAGAACGGCCAGGTCGTGGTTCGCCCGATGAACTACTTCGCCATGTCCTATGACCACCGCATCATCGACGGCCGCGAAGCCGTTCTGGGTCTCGTGGCCATGAAGGAAGCGCTGGAAGACCCAGCCCGCCTCCTTTTTGATATCTGA
- a CDS encoding 2-oxoglutarate dehydrogenase E1 component: MSDSSSGNVYVAYQNNSYLFGGNAPYVEEMYENYLASPGSVSESWREYFDALQNVPAADGSDARDVPHLPVVNAFAERAKQGGTRVVMAAGADSDLGRKRVAVQQLIAAYRNVGSRWADLDPLKRDERDNIPELEPSFYGFTDSDFETVFNTSNTFFGKEVMSLRDLLNALRETYCGTVGTEYMYTSDQREKRWWQEQLESKRSKPVYDADKKKEILKQLTAAEGLERYLHTKYVGQKRFSLEGGESFIACMHELVQLSGSRGVQEVVIGMAHRGRLNVLVNTLGKTPAGLFAEFDHTAVEDLPSGDVKYHQGFSSDIATPGGPVHLTLAFNPSHLEIVNPVVEGSVRSRQERRKDTDGDTVLPILVHGDAAFAGQGVVMETLALSQTRGYYTGGTVHVVINNQIGFTTSDPRDTRSTLYCTDVVKMIEAPVLHVNGDDPEAVVFCTQLALDYRQEFNKDVVIDIVCFRKLGHNEQDTPALTQPLMYKKIAQHPGTRKLYADRLAAQGLGDTLGDEMVKAYRLAMDEGRHAKEFTITNAHNKFVVDWSPYLKAKWTDNGDTSLPEKEWKRIAEKLTTIPGNVTAHNLVKKVYDDRAAMGRGDVNVDWGMGESMAFATLVGAGYGLRLSGEDCGRGTFTHRHSVIHDQSREKWDSGTYIPLQNISADQGQFTVIDSILSEEAVLGFEYGFASNDPNTLVIWEAQFGDFLNGAQVVVDQFIASGEVKWGRLNGITLMLPHGYEGQGPEHSSARIERFMQLAADTNMQIVQPTSASQIFHVLRRQMIRPLRKPLIIFTPKSLLRNKDATSPLAEFTKGQFQTVIPEQNEAVVKKADKVKRIICCSGKVYYDLVKKREEMGTDDAVILRVEQLYPFPHKVFSAEVRKYPNATDIVWCQDEPQNQGAWFFVQHYIHENMLDGQKLGYAGRAASASPAVGYAHLHQEQQKNLIEAAFAKLKGFVLTK, translated from the coding sequence ATGAGCGATTCCTCATCCGGCAACGTTTACGTCGCCTATCAAAATAACTCGTACCTTTTCGGCGGCAATGCGCCGTATGTCGAAGAGATGTACGAAAACTACCTGGCCAGCCCCGGTAGCGTGTCAGAGTCCTGGCGCGAATATTTCGATGCACTGCAAAACGTGCCCGCCGCTGACGGCTCTGATGCCCGCGACGTCCCCCACCTCCCGGTTGTCAATGCGTTTGCCGAGCGCGCCAAACAAGGCGGAACCCGTGTGGTCATGGCCGCTGGTGCCGACTCCGATCTGGGGCGCAAGCGTGTCGCTGTTCAGCAGCTGATCGCCGCTTACCGCAATGTCGGTTCACGCTGGGCCGATCTCGATCCCCTCAAGCGCGACGAACGCGACAACATTCCCGAGCTGGAGCCGTCGTTCTACGGCTTCACCGATTCCGATTTCGAGACCGTGTTCAACACCAGCAACACGTTCTTCGGCAAAGAAGTCATGTCGCTGCGCGACCTGCTCAATGCCCTTCGCGAGACCTATTGCGGTACCGTGGGCACCGAGTACATGTACACCTCCGACCAGCGCGAGAAGCGCTGGTGGCAAGAGCAGCTGGAGAGCAAGCGCAGCAAGCCGGTGTACGACGCCGACAAGAAAAAGGAGATTCTGAAGCAACTGACCGCTGCCGAAGGCCTTGAGCGTTACCTGCACACCAAGTACGTGGGGCAGAAGCGCTTCTCGCTGGAAGGTGGCGAGAGTTTCATTGCCTGTATGCACGAGCTGGTGCAGCTTTCCGGCTCGCGCGGCGTGCAGGAAGTGGTGATCGGCATGGCCCACCGCGGCCGCCTCAATGTGTTGGTTAACACCCTGGGCAAGACGCCCGCCGGCTTGTTTGCTGAGTTTGACCACACCGCCGTTGAAGATCTGCCATCCGGTGATGTGAAGTACCACCAGGGTTTCAGCTCGGACATCGCCACCCCTGGTGGCCCGGTCCACCTGACGCTGGCGTTCAACCCGTCCCACCTGGAAATCGTGAACCCAGTCGTCGAAGGCTCGGTGCGTTCGCGCCAGGAGCGCCGCAAGGACACGGACGGCGACACCGTGTTGCCGATTCTGGTGCACGGCGATGCCGCTTTTGCCGGCCAAGGCGTGGTCATGGAGACCCTGGCCCTGTCGCAAACCCGTGGCTACTACACGGGCGGCACGGTGCACGTGGTGATCAACAACCAGATTGGTTTCACCACCAGTGACCCGCGCGACACGCGCTCGACGCTGTATTGCACCGATGTGGTCAAGATGATTGAGGCCCCCGTGTTGCACGTCAACGGTGACGATCCCGAAGCGGTGGTGTTCTGCACGCAGCTGGCACTGGACTACCGCCAGGAGTTCAACAAAGACGTCGTGATCGACATTGTTTGCTTCCGCAAACTGGGTCACAACGAGCAAGACACACCAGCGCTGACGCAACCGCTGATGTACAAAAAGATCGCGCAACACCCGGGTACGCGCAAGCTGTATGCCGATCGCCTGGCCGCGCAAGGTCTCGGTGACACGCTGGGTGACGAAATGGTCAAGGCCTACCGCCTGGCCATGGACGAAGGCCGCCACGCCAAAGAATTCACCATCACCAACGCGCACAACAAGTTTGTGGTGGACTGGTCGCCTTACCTCAAAGCCAAGTGGACCGACAACGGTGACACGAGCCTGCCTGAGAAGGAATGGAAGCGCATCGCCGAGAAACTGACCACCATTCCCGGCAATGTGACGGCTCACAATCTGGTGAAAAAGGTCTATGACGACCGCGCTGCCATGGGCCGCGGGGACGTCAATGTGGACTGGGGCATGGGTGAGAGCATGGCTTTCGCCACGCTGGTGGGCGCCGGTTATGGTCTTCGCCTCTCCGGCGAAGATTGCGGGCGCGGTACCTTCACCCACCGACACTCCGTGATCCACGACCAGAGCCGGGAAAAGTGGGACAGCGGTACCTACATTCCCCTGCAGAACATCAGCGCCGATCAAGGCCAGTTCACCGTCATCGATTCCATCCTGTCGGAAGAAGCGGTGCTGGGTTTTGAATATGGTTTTGCCAGCAACGACCCCAACACCTTGGTGATCTGGGAAGCCCAGTTCGGCGATTTCCTGAACGGCGCTCAAGTGGTGGTCGATCAGTTCATCGCCAGTGGTGAAGTGAAGTGGGGCCGCTTGAATGGCATCACGCTGATGCTGCCCCATGGTTACGAAGGCCAGGGCCCTGAGCACAGCTCGGCCCGTATCGAGCGCTTCATGCAGCTCGCTGCCGATACCAACATGCAGATCGTGCAGCCGACCTCGGCCAGCCAGATCTTTCACGTGTTGCGCCGCCAGATGATCCGCCCACTGCGCAAGCCGCTGATCATCTTCACGCCCAAGTCCCTCTTGCGCAACAAGGATGCCACGTCGCCCCTGGCCGAATTCACCAAAGGCCAGTTCCAGACGGTGATTCCGGAGCAGAACGAGGCGGTGGTGAAAAAGGCCGACAAGGTCAAGCGCATCATTTGTTGCTCGGGCAAGGTTTACTACGACCTGGTCAAAAAACGCGAAGAAATGGGTACCGACGATGCGGTCATCCTGCGTGTTGAGCAGCTCTACCCCTTCCCGCACAAGGTGTTCTCGGCCGAAGTCAGAAAATACCCGAACGCCACCGACATCGTGTGGTGCCAGGACGAGCCACAAAACCAGGGCGCGTGGTTCTTTGTGCAGCACTACATCCACGAGAACATGCTCGATGGCCAGAAGCTGGGTTATGCGGGTCGCGCGGCTTCGGCTTCGCCTGCGGTGGGCTATGCCCATCTGCATCAGGAACAACAAAAGAACCTGATCGAAGCCGCTTTCGCCAAGTTGAAGGGCTTTGTCCTCACGAAATGA